In a single window of the Anguilla rostrata isolate EN2019 chromosome 4, ASM1855537v3, whole genome shotgun sequence genome:
- the LOC135254208 gene encoding tripartite motif-containing protein 16-like isoform X1: MKLNSVSVSVSSKMAEASISVDQDQFSCAICLDLLKDPVTIPCGHSFCMGCIKGCWDQNDHPGVFSCPQCRQTFTPRPVLGRNTMLAEVVEKLKKTGLQTAPPAHCYAGPGDVACDVCTGRKRKAVKSCLVCLASYCETHLQPHYESPAFKKHKLVEATGNLQEKICSHHDKLLEVYCRTDHQCICLLCVMDEHRGHDTVSAAAGRTEKQKQLGATRNKFQQKIQEREKELQDVRQAVQSLKRSAQAAVEDSERIFTDLIRSIERRRSEVKELIRDQEKAAVSRTEGLLERLEQEIAELRRRDAELEQLSHTEDHIHFLQSCQPLCVPPGPEDLPSITVSPHISFEAVRKSVSELKEQLEDFCKVELVKISESESPVKEVHAVEPRTRDDFLQYCCRLTLDPNTAHKRLRLSEGNRKVTRVEEIQSYPDHPERFEYWAQVLCREGLSGRCYWEAEWSGDGVDIAVSYKEISRKGRGVDCVLGFNNKSWSLRRKASGYSFWHNNKSTEIPGAPSSRIGVYLDHRAGTLSFYSASDTMTLLHRVQTTFTQPLYPGFRAWGVGSSVKLCDLG, encoded by the exons ATGAAACttaactctgtctctgtcagtgtgaGCAGTAAAATGGCTGAGGCCAGTATCTCAGTGGATCAGGACCAGTTCAGCTGTGCGATCTGTCTGGATCTGCTGAAGGATCCGGTGACTATTCCCTGTGGACACAGTTTCTGTATGGGTTGTATTAAGGGCTGCTGGGATCAGAATGATCATCCTGGTGTCTTTAGTTGTCCCCAGTGCAGACAGACCTTCACTCCAAGGCCTGTTCTGGGCAGAAACACCATGCTGGCTGAAGTGGTGGAGAAACTGAAGAAGACAGGACTCCaaactgctcctcctgctcactgttACGCTGGACCTGGAGACGTGGCGTGTGATGTCTGCACTGGAAGAAAACGCAAAGCTGTCAAGTCCTGTCTGGTGTGTCTGGCCTCTTACTGTGAAACTCACCTCCAGCCTCACTATGAATCTCCTGCCTTTAAGAAGCACAAACTGGTCGAAGCCACTggaaacctgcaggagaagatctGCTCTCATCATGACAAACTGCTGGAGGTTTACTGTCGTACTGATCACCAGTGtatctgtctgctgtgtgtgatggatgaacacagaggccatgatacagtctcagctgcagcaggaaggACTGAGAAACAG AAGCAGCTGGGGGCGACACGGAATAAATTCCAGCAGAaaatccaggagagagagaaggagctgcaggatgtgagacaggctgtgcagtcactcaaG CgctctgcacaggcagcagtggaggacagTGAGAGGATCTTTACTGACCTGATCCGCTCCATTGAGAGAAGGCGCTCTGAGGTGAAAGAGCTGATCAGAGATCAGGAGAAGGCTGCAGTGAGTCGGACTGAAGGACTCCTGGAGCGACTGGAGCAGGAGATtgctgagctgaggaggagagatgctgagctggagcagctttcacacacagaggatcacatccatttcctccag AGCTGtcagcctctctgtgtccctcctGGACCTGAAGACTTGCCCAGCATCACTGTCAGTCCACACATCTCTTTTGAAGCTGTGAGAAAATCTGTCTCTGAACTAAAAGAGCAACTGGAGGATTTCTGCAAGGTGGAACTGGTCAAAATTTCTGAATCAG AAAGTCCAGTGAAAGAAGTCCATGCTGTAGAGCCCAGGACCAGAGATGATTTCTTACAGT ATTGCTGTCGGCTCACTCTGGACCCCAACACAGCGCATAAACGCCTccgtctgtctgaggggaacagaaaGGTGACCCGTGTGGAAGAGATCCAgtcatatcctgatcatccagagagatttgagtacTGGGCccaagtgctgtgcagagagggtctgtctggacgctgttactgggaggctgagtggagTGGGGATGGGGTTGATATAGCAGTGTCATATAAAGAGATCAGCAGGAAAGGGCGGGGTGTTGACTGTGTTCTGGGATTTAATAACAAGTCCTGGAGTCTGCGCCGTAAAGCCTCCGGTTACTCTTTCTGGCACAATAATAAGAGCACTGAAATCCCTGGTGCCCCCTCCTCCAGGATAGGAGTGTACCTGGATCACAGGGCAggaactctgtccttctacagcgcctctgacacaatgaccctcctgcacagagtccagaccacattcactcagCCCCTCTATCCTGGGTTTAGGGCTTGGGGAGTTGGATCCTCTGTAAAACTGTGTGATctgggatga
- the LOC135254199 gene encoding LOW QUALITY PROTEIN: leucine-rich repeat-containing protein 24-like (The sequence of the model RefSeq protein was modified relative to this genomic sequence to represent the inferred CDS: deleted 1 base in 1 codon), translating into MFLSRTFSATITREGAAATDAHFAKTALCVCRIHDRGSRVLVVMSVTGQLQLFLCAVALLLPQTLPALGCPSGCRCYSLTVECGSMGLQEVPPHAPPTTQTFFLQDNSIGQIRLQDLTRLGQLHYLYLQNNSISALEPGAFRSQAQLLELALNGNRIHLLSAQIFQGLEHLRILYLSGNQITRLQDHTFRCLQRLQELHLQENSVEVVGEQALVGLSSLALLDLSRNNLRTLHQASLRPLVSLQVLRVTENPWRCDCALHWLRSWIGSEGQRLLSWAGRRLVCAAPPRLWQRRLVEVPGNSLVCIPPVVRLEPRRLALRPGSDLRVSCHASGYPQPQVTWRKGSWGEAGRGPGRPEDGAGPAGVAGAAGAGTPARGAAPGAGQAEGEGGERFDPDTGSGMLFLSNVTAAHAGPYECEARNPGGVARVTFHLSVNTSSQPSSSSSSSSSSSSVWRSRGRYSYPGGAVSREPLHTPGSMDFRALGPATQAAIAAGIALLALTALLLLAMIYGRRRRRLKKSPEEGEGGGGGGGGGVLYVNDYSDGPTTFAQLEEYRDGRGHEMYVLDRGTAVCPASGQRGAPSRSPSPPAEPPQRRAEGDGGEAEPAEALFLNQSLLFDTQIAYEIHC; encoded by the exons ATGTTCTTATCGCGGACTTTCAGTGCAACCATTACAAGGGAGGGAGCTGCTGCGACCGACGCGCATTTCGCCAAGACTGCGCTCTGCGTTTGCCGAATACATGACAG gggtAGTAGAGTGCTGGTAGTGATGTCGGTGACGGGGCAGCTGCAGCTCTTCCTGTGTGCGGTGGCCCTGCTGTTGCCCCAGACTCTCCCTGCGTTGGGCTGCCCCTCCGGGTGTCGCTGCTACAGCCTGACTGTGGAGTGCGGCTCCATGGGCCTGCAGGAGGTCCCGCCCCATGCCCCACCCACCACTCAG ACCTTCTTCCTCCAGGATAACTCCATCGGTCAGATCCGGCTGCAGGACCTGACCCGCCTGGGCCAGCTGCACTACCTGTACCTGCAGAACAACAGCATCTCGGCCCTGGAACCCGGGGCCTTCCGCAGCCAGGcccagctgctggagctggcGCTCAACGGGAACCGCATCCACCTGCTCTCCGCCCAGATCTTCCAGGGCCTGGAGCACCTGCGCATCCTGTACCTGTCCGGCAACCAGATCACCCGCCTGCAGGACCACACCTTCCGCTGCCTGCAG CGCCTGCAggagctccacctgcaggagaacagtgtggaggtggtgggggagcAGGCTCTAGTGGGGCTGTCCTCGCTGGCCCTGCTGGACCTCAGCCGAAACAACCTGCGCACCCTCCACCAGGCCTCGCTGCGCCCCTTAGTCAGCCTGCAGGTGCTGCGTGTGACAG aGAACCCCTGGCGCTGTGACTGCGCTCTGCACTGGCTGCGCAGCTGGATCGGCAGCGAGGGCCAGCGGCTGCTCAGCTGGGCGGGGCGTCGGCTGGTGTGCGCGGCGCCCCCCCGCCTGTGGCAGCGCCGCCTGGTGGAGGTGCCGGGGAACAGCCTGGTGTGCATCCCGCCGGTGGTGAGGCTGGAGCCGCGGCGGCTGGCCCTGCGGCCCGGGTCCGACCTGCGGGTGTCCTGCCACGCCTCGGGGTACCCCCAGCCCCAGGTCACCTGGAGGAAGGGCTCCTGGGGCGAGGCGGGGCGCGGCCCGGGGCGGCCGGaggacggggcggggccggcgggggtggcaggggcggcgggggcggggaccCCGGCCCGGGGGGCGGCGCCGGGCGCGGGACAGGCggagggagagggcggggaGCGTTTCGACCCGGACACGGGCAGCGGGATGCTGTTCCTTAGCAACGTGACGGCGGCGCACGCCGGCCCTTACGAGTGCGAGGCCCGCAACCCCGGGGGCGTGGCCCGCGTGACCTTTCACCTCTCCGTCAACACCTCGTCCcagccttcctcctcctcctcctcctcctcttcctcctcctccgtctggCGCTCGCGGGGGCGGTACTCGTACCCGGGCGGGGCCGTGAGCCGGGAGCCGCTGCACACGCCGGGCAGCATGGACTTCCGCGCCCTGGGCCCCGCCACGCAGGCCGCCATCGCGGCGGGCATCGCCCTGCTGGCGCTCaccgccctgctgctgctcgcCATGATCtacggccgccgccgccgccgcctgaaGAAGAGCCcggaggagggcgag ggggggggggggggcggcggcggcggcgtcctgTACGTCAACGACTACTCGGACGGGCCCACCACCTTCGCCCAGCTGGAGGAGTACCGCGACGGCCGCGGCCACGAGATGTACGTCCTGGACCGAGGCACGGCCGTCTGCCCGGCCTCCGGCCAGCGGGGGGCGCCCTCCCGGTCTCCGTCGCCCCCCGCCGAGCCCCCGCAGAGGCGGGCGGAGGGGGACGGAGGGGAGGCGGAGCCCGCGGAGGCCCTCTTCCTAAATCAGAGCCTGCTGTTCGACACGCAGATCGCCTACGAGATCCACTGCTGA
- the LOC135254208 gene encoding tripartite motif-containing protein 16-like isoform X2 produces MKLNSVSVSVSSKMAEASISVDQDQFSCAICLDLLKDPVTIPCGHSFCMGCIKGCWDQNDHPGVFSCPQCRQTFTPRPVLGRNTMLAEVVEKLKKTGLQTAPPAHCYAGPGDVACDVCTGRKRKAVKSCLVCLASYCETHLQPHYESPAFKKHKLVEATGNLQEKICSHHDKLLEVYCRTDHQCICLLCVMDEHRGHDTVSAAAGRTEKQKQLGATRNKFQQKIQEREKELQDVRQAVQSLKRSAQAAVEDSERIFTDLIRSIERRRSEVKELIRDQEKAAVSRTEGLLERLEQEIAELRRRDAELEQLSHTEDHIHFLQSCQPLCVPPGPEDLPSITVSPHISFEAVRKSVSELKEQLEDFCKVELVKISESVKEVHAVEPRTRDDFLQYCCRLTLDPNTAHKRLRLSEGNRKVTRVEEIQSYPDHPERFEYWAQVLCREGLSGRCYWEAEWSGDGVDIAVSYKEISRKGRGVDCVLGFNNKSWSLRRKASGYSFWHNNKSTEIPGAPSSRIGVYLDHRAGTLSFYSASDTMTLLHRVQTTFTQPLYPGFRAWGVGSSVKLCDLG; encoded by the exons ATGAAACttaactctgtctctgtcagtgtgaGCAGTAAAATGGCTGAGGCCAGTATCTCAGTGGATCAGGACCAGTTCAGCTGTGCGATCTGTCTGGATCTGCTGAAGGATCCGGTGACTATTCCCTGTGGACACAGTTTCTGTATGGGTTGTATTAAGGGCTGCTGGGATCAGAATGATCATCCTGGTGTCTTTAGTTGTCCCCAGTGCAGACAGACCTTCACTCCAAGGCCTGTTCTGGGCAGAAACACCATGCTGGCTGAAGTGGTGGAGAAACTGAAGAAGACAGGACTCCaaactgctcctcctgctcactgttACGCTGGACCTGGAGACGTGGCGTGTGATGTCTGCACTGGAAGAAAACGCAAAGCTGTCAAGTCCTGTCTGGTGTGTCTGGCCTCTTACTGTGAAACTCACCTCCAGCCTCACTATGAATCTCCTGCCTTTAAGAAGCACAAACTGGTCGAAGCCACTggaaacctgcaggagaagatctGCTCTCATCATGACAAACTGCTGGAGGTTTACTGTCGTACTGATCACCAGTGtatctgtctgctgtgtgtgatggatgaacacagaggccatgatacagtctcagctgcagcaggaaggACTGAGAAACAG AAGCAGCTGGGGGCGACACGGAATAAATTCCAGCAGAaaatccaggagagagagaaggagctgcaggatgtgagacaggctgtgcagtcactcaaG CgctctgcacaggcagcagtggaggacagTGAGAGGATCTTTACTGACCTGATCCGCTCCATTGAGAGAAGGCGCTCTGAGGTGAAAGAGCTGATCAGAGATCAGGAGAAGGCTGCAGTGAGTCGGACTGAAGGACTCCTGGAGCGACTGGAGCAGGAGATtgctgagctgaggaggagagatgctgagctggagcagctttcacacacagaggatcacatccatttcctccag AGCTGtcagcctctctgtgtccctcctGGACCTGAAGACTTGCCCAGCATCACTGTCAGTCCACACATCTCTTTTGAAGCTGTGAGAAAATCTGTCTCTGAACTAAAAGAGCAACTGGAGGATTTCTGCAAGGTGGAACTGGTCAAAATTTCTGAATCAG TGAAAGAAGTCCATGCTGTAGAGCCCAGGACCAGAGATGATTTCTTACAGT ATTGCTGTCGGCTCACTCTGGACCCCAACACAGCGCATAAACGCCTccgtctgtctgaggggaacagaaaGGTGACCCGTGTGGAAGAGATCCAgtcatatcctgatcatccagagagatttgagtacTGGGCccaagtgctgtgcagagagggtctgtctggacgctgttactgggaggctgagtggagTGGGGATGGGGTTGATATAGCAGTGTCATATAAAGAGATCAGCAGGAAAGGGCGGGGTGTTGACTGTGTTCTGGGATTTAATAACAAGTCCTGGAGTCTGCGCCGTAAAGCCTCCGGTTACTCTTTCTGGCACAATAATAAGAGCACTGAAATCCCTGGTGCCCCCTCCTCCAGGATAGGAGTGTACCTGGATCACAGGGCAggaactctgtccttctacagcgcctctgacacaatgaccctcctgcacagagtccagaccacattcactcagCCCCTCTATCCTGGGTTTAGGGCTTGGGGAGTTGGATCCTCTGTAAAACTGTGTGATctgggatga